CCAAGCATAATAGCCATAGTTGCTCCTAAAGAAGCTCCTGAGGATATGCCGAGAATATAGGGGTCTGCCAAAGGATTTTTCACGATTGCCTGCATAACAATTCCGCATACGGAAAGACCTCCCCCTACCGCTACAGCCAAAAATAGGCGGGGAAGCCTTATAAGCCAAACGACATCGTGTACAGGACCTTTGGCATATGCCGAGAGACTTTCAAAATGAAAAAGTTTATATAAAATAACACTGTACACGTCTTGTACTGATATTTTAACAGAGCCGAAAGTTACTGCAAATAAAATAGAAATGATAACTCCTGCTGTCAGCAGGAAAGTAACAGCCACATAGAATGGCGTTACTTTCTTTCCCTGCATCAGCATAATAATATCTTCCGTATTTTTAAAATTGCTTTTTTCTTTTTTATTCATATAATTCAGGGTATATTCCTTTTGCAAACTTTGTTATGCCGTCGATGGTTCTTACGCCGCTGCAATACATTTCGCCTAACTGTATGGTATGTACTTCCTTATTTATAACGGCATTAATGCTTGCGAGGGCAGGGTCTTCCAATACAAGGTTGGCGCTGTAAGTAGACATATCCTCATTTTCTCTATCCATATAAACTACGAATATGACATCGGGATTAATATTAATAATGTCCTCCGTTCCAACAGTACCGCCTTCTACAGTAATCAGGTCTGCACCAAGCTGTTTTACCATATCGCCGCCGAGAGAATTGTCACCGTATACTCTTGTATCAGATAAAAACTCTATAATCATTACTGTACGTTTAGTTTCAGCCTTAGAAGCATGTTCAACGACCTTACTTACTTCATCTTTTATTTCGTTTACGATAGCTTCCGCTTTATCTGTTACATCAAAAATTTCACCAAGGTCTAAAATATCTTTATATTCATTCTCCAAGGTTCTTTCAGGAACGGCACCGCTGTTAAGAGAAATATAGGTATTGATGCCGTTATCATGCCAATAGTCAACTTCACCAAGGCGTTTTTCACCGAAAAAAGAATACCAGCTTAATATAAAATCAGGCTGCATCATCGTTACGGTTTCTCTGTCGGGAGCAAATTCAGTAAGATAGTTAACCTTTGAAAAGGCTTCTTCATACTCGGGTTTTACGGCATGGTCTAAGCCTGAGCAGGCAAGAATCCTATCTTCAAGACCTAATGCAAGCAAAGTTTCAATGGAGTTTTGATATACTGCCAATACTTTTTCAGGCGCCTTTTCAAAGGTCTGGGTAATTTCTTCTTTCGCGTAGTTATAGTTTGTTATGGTTACAGGGTAGTGGCTTTCCTTTTGCGTATTGTCGCTTTTTTCAGTGTTTGCAGGTGCAGCTTCCGGTGAAGGGCTTTCACTTGGCGTTACAACTGCATTTTCCTTCGGTGATTCAGATGATTTGCATCCTGCCATTCCAAAAGCCATCATGGCAGAAAGGATTAATAAAATACATTTTTTCATGATTAAATCCTCCTAATAGTATAAAAGCATAAAAAAACCGCCTTTCATAAGAAAGGGCGGTAAAAGCATGGTAATACAAAGATTTGTAAAAATCTAAAAGAAGTTTTCTATCCTCCCTCCGAGAATTAACCTTGAGCAAAAAGGCAGGTTTCCTGACTCATAATCTTCCTCGTCTTTTGTCTTCCCGGACAGAATGCCCAGTGACTTTTTAAAAGACTCGTCATATCCTACAGTAGCGGGGGCTGTTGTGCTTTTCACATTCCCTATTATCCGGCAAAAAGCCGGCACCTCATTGCTGAATATTCAATTTGCTTAAAGGCTATCACAATTATTTCTTTGTGTCAATATTTGTTTTTTTATGTATGATGTCTATATCGCATTGTAAAGATTGTACCCGAAAAAATATAATATTTTGTTCAGGTCTGGCCTAAAAAAGATTAATTTTTAGGGAATATTCTTATTCCAAGGCTTGAGAAAAATATTTTATGTATCATTCAATATTAATTATTTTGATAATACATTTTATAAAATTCACCGATGCCTAAAGACGTTTTTTTGTTGAATTTTTCTGTTATAACATACCCTGATTTTTTATAGCAGTTAACAGCTCTTTCATTCCATGTTCTTACTTCAAGGCAAATATTCTTATGAGGAAAATTATAAATCAGCCAATCTGTAAATTTCTTTATAACGGTTTTTCCGATGCCTATTGATAAATATTCAGGGTTTACACCGATGCCTACTGTAATCTCATGATTTTTTTCAACGAATCTGCATAGTGCCAATAAGGAAGAGCTTTCTGAAATAAAGGCTTTATATTCCTTATTGCGTTTTTCTTCTGTAGTTAAGGAAAAATTCATTTTAATCATTTCGTCCCATGGCGGCATATTATATATGCTGTATTCATCTGGGTATCTCCAGCCGCTGAACTCTTTTGCATACTCTTCATTTGCGGGAACCATTGTAATATCTATGCCCATATCCTGCCTCTTATAAATATGTACTTGTATTATTGTAAAACATCGATAAAAATAATGTACTCAAACGCTTATAACTATGATTGCACAAAGAAAAACAGCTGTCAATTAAATATAGTAAATTTCTTATAGAAGTAAAAAATTGGTTCACTATAGACTCAAAAATACGGATTTCCTTCGGAAACAGTACATTTATTGGCTTAAGTGAATATACGGTTTTGTCACTGTTTAATTTGAAATTTATGATAAGCCATGATTACTTAAATTAGTGCGGCTGGTGTTTTTATTATAGCCATATAAAATTCTAAACTATAATCCCAAAACCTGTCCGAAAGGTTTTTTTATCATAATTAGTTTATAAATTTTTCATTTTGCTAAAACTAGCAAATCTGCATCCGATAACTGTAGTAATTTGTGTAATAATCTTTCTATATTGACTATTTTAAAGTATTATCTGGTATTTTATTATGGCTGCATGAAAATTTTAACTTATAAAAATAAAAAGGAGCTTTGTTAAAAGCCCCTTAGATAGAAATTTTATTCATTTTTATTTATAGCAACTGTTCTTAAATCTTCATTCCACTGGGTCGTATATCCCAATTTTTCAACAACAGGGCGTACAGGAAGCAATATTCTGCCTTCAATATTAACAGGGGGCTGCTCTGAAAGGCCGACAAGTATATTATTAACATAAACCTTTATTGTATCGCTTTTTATGGCTGTTTTATTTAGAAATATATTTTTTTCAGTTATATATACAGTCTGAGTGCTCTCTTCCCATGTAACATTGCAATTCATTTTTTCCACAATATTTCTAATGGGAACCATAACCCTGCCGTTTATAACAGTTGGGGGCTGGTCAAACTCTATGGTTTCCCCATCTACGGTTACAATTATAGGTTTTAGCTTTTGTTCAGGGGCAGAAAGGGTGGATACCGTATGGGTTTCGGAATATTCACTGTAGCCGTCTACACTGTGAGCCCTTACGGCATATTCGTAAGAGGTATTGGAATTTAATCCAGTATAAATTACAGATGTTTCAGATGTACTTATTATTTGACCGTTTAAGCTGGCTTCATAGATATCTGCATTAGCTACAGGCTCCCAAGTGATGGTAATGCTTGCGGGGGTTACTGAAGCTTTTACAGATGTTGGCTTGGAAGTCGTTATTTTTGTAATTGCAGGAGTAGTATTTTCATAAGGGCATACGCCGTTAGGGTGCAAGTGGGCACTATAACCATGGTGATAATGGTAAGAACCTAATCCGCTTGCATTTTTATTGTCTTTATGCCCGCCGCTGGCGTCTGTTCTTCCGGGGTGGGCGTAACCTGTAGTGGAAATTAAAGCAATGCATAACAGTGATGTCAGGAAGGTTAAAACTTTCTTCATATTGTATCCTCCTTCTATATACTATTTGTTGTAATTATAAGACAAGACAAAGCTGATTTCAACAATTAGTAATTAAATATATTTAACAAATAGTTAAAAGAGAAGAGGATATCAGTATGAGTAAAACCGCAGTTGAGTTAATAGGTACTTATTATTGCTGTTTTTTATGAAAAAGAGACTTAAAGAATAAGGAATATTATTTCCTAAAAGGGTTTCAATTAGTTCACCGGCCATGCAATAGGGTGGACTGTATGTTCGTCCTTGGGGTTTATATTTGAAAGACCGGTATCTGTTAATGTGATGCATCTTTGTATACTGTGGTGGCCGAAGCGCTGCCTT
This is a stretch of genomic DNA from Anaeropeptidivorans aminofermentans. It encodes these proteins:
- a CDS encoding ABC transporter substrate-binding protein, with the translated sequence MKKCILLILSAMMAFGMAGCKSSESPKENAVVTPSESPSPEAAPANTEKSDNTQKESHYPVTITNYNYAKEEITQTFEKAPEKVLAVYQNSIETLLALGLEDRILACSGLDHAVKPEYEEAFSKVNYLTEFAPDRETVTMMQPDFILSWYSFFGEKRLGEVDYWHDNGINTYISLNSGAVPERTLENEYKDILDLGEIFDVTDKAEAIVNEIKDEVSKVVEHASKAETKRTVMIIEFLSDTRVYGDNSLGGDMVKQLGADLITVEGGTVGTEDIININPDVIFVVYMDRENEDMSTYSANLVLEDPALASINAVINKEVHTIQLGEMYCSGVRTIDGITKFAKGIYPELYE
- a CDS encoding GNAT family N-acetyltransferase is translated as MGIDITMVPANEEYAKEFSGWRYPDEYSIYNMPPWDEMIKMNFSLTTEEKRNKEYKAFISESSSLLALCRFVEKNHEITVGIGVNPEYLSIGIGKTVIKKFTDWLIYNFPHKNICLEVRTWNERAVNCYKKSGYVITEKFNKKTSLGIGEFYKMYYQNN
- a CDS encoding stalk domain-containing protein, producing the protein MKKVLTFLTSLLCIALISTTGYAHPGRTDASGGHKDNKNASGLGSYHYHHGYSAHLHPNGVCPYENTTPAITKITTSKPTSVKASVTPASITITWEPVANADIYEASLNGQIISTSETSVIYTGLNSNTSYEYAVRAHSVDGYSEYSETHTVSTLSAPEQKLKPIIVTVDGETIEFDQPPTVINGRVMVPIRNIVEKMNCNVTWEESTQTVYITEKNIFLNKTAIKSDTIKVYVNNILVGLSEQPPVNIEGRILLPVRPVVEKLGYTTQWNEDLRTVAINKNE